From Glycine soja cultivar W05 chromosome 4, ASM419377v2, whole genome shotgun sequence, the proteins below share one genomic window:
- the LOC114410618 gene encoding DNA replication ATP-dependent helicase/nuclease DNA2-like, translating into MANRVSLGPLTFASTFVLVGDHYQLPPLARFSEAHLEAISALQSQEILDLSNALIYGDRLRCGSFEAANAKLEFSGLNCGLPWLEDVLNPRRPVIFIDTDKLAALEARDQKIVNNPIEAHIIAEVDIQIPG; encoded by the exons ATGGCTAATAGG GTGTCCTTGGGCCCTCTAACATTTGCTTCAACGTTTGTACTTGTTGGGGATCATTACCAACTGCCACCACTTGCAAG GTTCTCAGAAGCACATCTAGAGGCTATTTCAGCTTTGCAGAGTCAG GAAATTTTGGACCTTTCAAATGCCTTGATATATGGTGACAGATTGAGGTGTGGTTCATTTGAGGCAGCTAATGCAAAACTTGAGTTTTCAGGCTTAAACTGTGGTTTGCCTTGGCTAGAAGAT GTTTTGAATCCTCGAAGACCTGTTATATTTATTGACACTG ACAAGTTGGCTGCTTTAGAGGCAAGAGATCAGAAGATTGTAAATAACCCTATTGAAGCTCATATAATTGCTGAG GTTGACATCCAAATACCAGGTTAG